A genomic window from Nocardioides sp. BP30 includes:
- a CDS encoding glycosyltransferase family 2 protein: protein MSRRLLLIRVIVVLTAVLGVNYVVWRWLFSVHWAAWWIAVPLVLAETYSLIDSLLFGLTMWRLKERPEPPPAPAGLTVDIFITTYNEPIDLVMRTARAAQQVRYPHQTWILDDGNRPELQAVAEAEGLGWITRSADWAGMPRHAKAGNLNNALLATEGEFLLILDADQVPTPDILDRTLGYFTDDRMALVQTPQWFVNVPDSDPLGSQAPLFYGPIQQGKDGWNAAFFCGSNAVIRREALMQLGVSRYADEVTVGVHRALRTARAVIDQARKDLAPEERGVRRALDQVLYDIGRARRELARGHAIFDVTFRFQRRIDSIHRELVEADLRTVHEDLAVIAQLDTIAGEQSTNLATVDETTLSRLSHREWSPLGAVDTVRSLIAAVDVDRAGEAQPVMPMATISVTEDMATCMRLHGLGWRTAYHDEVLAHGLAPEDLESMLTQRLRWAQGTMQVMFRENPLAQRRLAWTQRLMYFATMWSYLSGFAALVYVAAPVIYLVLGILPVQALSVSFFVRLVPFLIVNQLLFFVVAAGRPTWRGQQYSLALFPVWIKSVTSAFGNVYLHRDLDFAVTPKERRASTGPRWDLIRPQLTVIGLLLLAIAIGFVRIAVGQAHPLGTLFNMAWVCFDLAVFSIIVRAARYRGYEPEGVR from the coding sequence GGTGCTGACCGCGGTCCTCGGCGTGAACTATGTGGTCTGGCGCTGGCTGTTCTCGGTGCACTGGGCGGCGTGGTGGATCGCCGTGCCGCTGGTGCTGGCCGAGACCTACAGCCTGATCGACTCGCTGCTCTTCGGGTTGACGATGTGGCGGCTCAAGGAGCGGCCCGAGCCGCCGCCGGCTCCGGCCGGCCTGACCGTCGACATCTTCATCACCACCTACAACGAGCCGATCGACCTCGTCATGCGCACCGCCCGGGCGGCGCAGCAGGTGCGCTATCCGCACCAGACCTGGATCCTCGACGACGGCAACCGGCCCGAGCTACAGGCGGTCGCCGAGGCCGAAGGGCTGGGTTGGATCACCCGCTCGGCGGACTGGGCGGGCATGCCGCGGCACGCCAAGGCCGGCAACCTCAACAACGCGCTGCTGGCGACCGAGGGCGAGTTCCTGCTGATCCTCGACGCGGACCAGGTGCCGACCCCTGACATCCTGGACCGGACGCTGGGCTACTTCACCGACGACCGGATGGCGCTGGTGCAGACGCCCCAGTGGTTCGTCAACGTCCCGGACAGCGACCCGCTCGGCAGCCAGGCGCCGCTGTTCTACGGTCCGATCCAGCAGGGTAAGGACGGCTGGAACGCCGCCTTCTTCTGCGGCTCCAACGCCGTCATCCGCCGCGAGGCCCTGATGCAGCTCGGCGTCTCGCGCTACGCCGACGAGGTCACGGTCGGGGTCCACCGCGCCCTGCGGACGGCGCGGGCCGTCATCGACCAGGCCCGCAAGGATCTGGCCCCCGAGGAGCGCGGCGTGCGGCGCGCCCTGGACCAGGTGCTCTACGACATCGGCCGCGCTCGCCGCGAGCTGGCCCGCGGTCACGCGATCTTCGACGTCACCTTCCGCTTCCAGCGGCGCATCGACAGCATCCACCGCGAGCTGGTCGAGGCGGACCTGCGCACCGTGCACGAGGACCTCGCCGTCATCGCGCAGCTCGACACCATCGCCGGCGAGCAGTCGACCAACCTGGCGACGGTCGACGAGACGACGCTCTCCCGGCTCTCCCACCGCGAGTGGTCGCCGCTCGGCGCCGTCGACACGGTCCGCTCGCTCATCGCGGCGGTCGACGTGGACAGGGCCGGCGAGGCGCAGCCCGTGATGCCGATGGCCACGATCTCGGTCACCGAGGACATGGCCACCTGCATGCGGCTGCACGGCCTGGGCTGGCGGACGGCGTACCACGACGAGGTCCTCGCCCACGGCCTGGCGCCCGAGGACCTCGAGTCCATGCTCACCCAACGGCTGCGGTGGGCGCAGGGCACGATGCAGGTGATGTTCCGGGAGAACCCGCTGGCCCAGCGGCGGCTCGCCTGGACCCAGCGCCTCATGTACTTCGCCACGATGTGGAGCTATCTCTCGGGCTTCGCCGCCCTCGTGTACGTCGCTGCGCCCGTCATCTACCTCGTGCTGGGCATCTTGCCGGTCCAGGCCCTCAGCGTCTCCTTCTTCGTGCGGTTGGTGCCGTTCCTCATCGTGAACCAGCTGCTGTTCTTCGTGGTGGCGGCCGGTCGTCCCACCTGGCGCGGGCAGCAGTACTCGCTGGCGCTGTTCCCGGTGTGGATCAAGTCCGTGACCTCCGCCTTCGGCAACGTCTACCTGCATCGCGACCTGGACTTCGCTGTGACGCCCAAGGAGCGGCGCGCCTCGACCGGTCCGCGCTGGGATCTGATCCGGCCCCAGCTCACCGTGATCGGCCTCCTGCTGCTGGCGATCGCGATCGGCTTCGTCCGGATCGCCGTTGGCCAGGCCCACCCGCTGGGCACTTTGTTCAACATGGCCTGGGTCTGCTTCGACCTGGCCGTCTTCTCCATCATCGTCCGCGCGGCCCGGTACCGCGGCTACGAACCAGAAGGAGTCCGATGA